The genomic window TCTGTCTATACTTAACTGATGTACTTTGCaagataaattatatatatatattgttgCTTTGAGAAATTGAcaggaatgaaaaaaggaagcaggacCCCTTCCAGCAAATAGGCTCTCTTTTCATTCAGTCAAGAAGTCAGAAACCTTTCTTACTGAAGAACAAAGCaagctctccctgcccccccaagCCAAAAAAATTAGATCCATTGGataaaccaaatatttttaaatgttctttggtTTTATCTGTAAACCATAGGATCTAGATCCACTGGACTTGCTAGTATACATTTACAAGGTAAAGAGTTAatttggtgtctttttttttcactgataaaGGCTTATCTTGTATTCTTCCAATCTTTCTTGTAAGCTTTTCCTGAGAGGGGGTATAAGCCAAGCAACATGGAGGATATGCCTATGATACCTAGCAGGGGAGGCCTCGCCTGTTTGGCCAAGGCTAGCAGGTCTTACATAATAATTGATTACAGTACCTTTCTGTTTCCTGGTCTGTGGTTTGCTGCTTGTTCTCAAAGCCAGTGAAGCTGCTCATATCCACATAGCCGTCGTTCTCATTAGCAGCAGATAATGCCCTGCTGGGATCTTCAAAAAACTCAGTAAAAGTTCCTGCTCTGGTGGATCTTCGAGGAGGAATTTGTATGTTTTCATAGTCAGAGCTCATAGCAGGAATGTTCTCATAGTCAGATGTGTCAGcattgggaaaagaaatggacCTAGGTTTCGTTAATGGAAGTGGCATGAAAGGAGGTCTGGACCGGTCCTCGAAGGACTCCACCCTTGACACACTCCTGCTGAATGACTTAGGCgttccttttcttttaccaTCCTTATAGAAAAGAACAGCTGAAGGAGACTCAGATGCACGAAGCTTCCCCACATGCGATTTTAGCTGAGGTGAGCTACTTAGGCTCCGCCTGTCCAGCTCCATCAGCCTTGGAGGCCCATGATAGCTGGACTCTGATGAGGACCTTGAAGAGGAAACATTAACATCTACATGGACtttactttcagttttcttcttgaattTTAGAGTGAGGAACCTCTTaaaggaagatttctttttcttggaataCTTATCAGGTGAGTCATTCTCTATCAAAAGTGAAGGGGAACTTTTAGTGATTGGCTTTTTGGTGATGTAGGCAAGTTCAAAAGGAGGTGGTATATCAACAACTGAGGATGGAGTAGATATGCCACATGACGAAAGATGATTTCTCTGGGAAAAACTACCTGAGGAACCATTGACACAAGGCAAAGACAAGTTATCTTCTGTCCTTTTTATTCTACCATCATCCAGTACACAGCCATCACTTTCTTTGTAAACAGAGACAGGCATCTCTCTCCCTTCAACAGAATAAGATCGAGGATATAAAATGAAACGTCTTGACTTGGTTGGTAATGCCCTGTTGGCTTCCATTGGTTTTccttccactgaaaataaactaTTGCTTAAATCTTCAGTCCCAGAGCCATTGCGGCAAGACGGTAAATCAGTTTCAGGTCCAGTTTCTTCTGGAACTGTTTCTGGGACATAGCCTGGCATTTTCCCAGAGAGCGACCGTGTTCTAGTGACAATGCTTTTACGATCAATGGGCAGCAAGTTGTTTTCACCATCCATACCTAATTCATCCCTTTTACTGTGATGAGCTCCTAAATCAGTCTGCCCATCAtgagcaatttcattttctgcaggaaGCACATAAGGGTCATCTAAGGAATCACTGCtagtttctctttcctctgattCTTCAGGCACAATGACCACTTCAGGGACTGCTAGATTTTCATGGAAGACATGTTTGGTCCCACATTCTACATTCATTTTGCCATGCTTACAGACTTCTAACTCTTCCTCAAGTGGGACCTGTTGAGGTGGACTTGGGACACTCTTGCTGAGGCTGTTTGCTTCCACCTCATTGTCTTCAAGTTGCAGCTCAACTGACTTAGAGGTTTCCACAACACTTTCACGATGCTCTTCAACAGTCACATCTTCCAGCtctgtctccatccctggacTACTAGGTAGACTATCAGAGATCACACTGTCTTCATCCAGAGAGGTCCTTTCTGTTTGAAGATTCTCATTTGAATGTTCCATGGGTATTTCCTCACCACATTCATTCTCACAAGGAGCAATTTGACAGCCATCATCCATATTCTCTGCATTCacagtttcttcttctcctttcccagtgTCTTTCCTTGCTTCACAGGCTACCTCTGATGTCTTCTCCTCACCTCGCCTCTCAGTGATCTGGCAGCCATCACTGGCATTTCCTGTGTCTGTATTACTGTGCTCATCTGGgtctgcttcctcctcttcagctgctgcttgatGGATGGACTCTCCTAAACCTTTTTCAGCATTGGGTTCATCTTCACATGGTTCTAAGCCAGGTGCTGTTTCTTCACTGGCCTCACCAGGCAGCATGTCAAGGCTTGCACAGTCATCATTTTCTAACTCCCCTTCCATGTTCAAATCAAGCTCTGCATGTGCACTGTGGTCAGCATCATGTGCTAGACATGCATCTCTCTTTTCTAAAATCTCAGgcagttcctcctcctcctgccccgccTTCTCACAACCTGGGATGGATTCACCTGCGGGTAGTGGCATTACAATGGTATCTTTACAGATATCACCCATTAGTTCCTCATGTCTATTCAAAATGTTATCACCATCAGTCTTAGAATCACCATTGTCCTTAACCAGTTCCAGGTTGTTAGAAGTTTCCTCCTTGTTTTTGGTTTCACTACAATCACCTACAACATCCTCATCTTCATCTACATTCTTGGAAGCATCATTATCTCCATCAGGGGCATCTGAGGACTCCTCACAAAGTGCTTCGGACTGGTCACAGTCTCTGGTTGACTCTTCAGAGTCTGCTTCCACTGGTTCAGCAATATCTGAAGAGTTATGGTGCTCATCTTCAGTGACTTCTTGATTACTGGTATCCTCATCATTAGCAACGTTATCCTCTTCCTTCTCTACCTCTTCTGGAGTTTCCGAGACTTCATTTTCCATAGAGCAGTCTAGGTTCTGATCATGATCATGTTCCAAGTCATTACAGTCTTTGCTGCTCAGCTGAGCTTCAGGAACTACAATGTATTCATTCTCTGCCT from Aquila chrysaetos chrysaetos chromosome 20, bAquChr1.4, whole genome shotgun sequence includes these protein-coding regions:
- the FGD5 gene encoding FYVE, RhoGEF and PH domain-containing protein 5 isoform X2, translated to MSNAEVTKPPLAPKPKIIGHLSPVAVSKFSPSLPRADILHSPNSMSRGPKPPIAPKPKFSADTEGKSSVHTNNNLNKCSNGKLVCLDGELYEGNQCNADCPESEAENEYIVVPEAQLSSKDCNDLEHDHDQNLDCSMENEVSETPEEVEKEEDNVANDEDTSNQEVTEDEHHNSSDIAEPVEADSEESTRDCDQSEALCEESSDAPDGDNDASKNVDEDEDVVGDCSETKNKEETSNNLELVKDNGDSKTDGDNILNRHEELMGDICKDTIVMPLPAGESIPGCEKAGQEEEELPEILEKRDACLAHDADHSAHAELDLNMEGELENDDCASLDMLPGEASEETAPGLEPCEDEPNAEKGLGESIHQAAAEEEEADPDEHSNTDTGNASDGCQITERRGEEKTSEVACEARKDTGKGEEETVNAENMDDGCQIAPCENECGEEIPMEHSNENLQTERTSLDEDSVISDSLPSSPGMETELEDVTVEEHRESVVETSKSVELQLEDNEVEANSLSKSVPSPPQQVPLEEELEVCKHGKMNVECGTKHVFHENLAVPEVVIVPEESEERETSSDSLDDPYVLPAENEIAHDGQTDLGAHHSKRDELGMDGENNLLPIDRKSIVTRTRSLSGKMPGYVPETVPEETGPETDLPSCRNGSGTEDLSNSLFSVEGKPMEANRALPTKSRRFILYPRSYSVEGREMPVSVYKESDGCVLDDGRIKRTEDNLSLPCVNGSSGSFSQRNHLSSCGISTPSSVVDIPPPFELAYITKKPITKSSPSLLIENDSPDKYSKKKKSSFKRFLTLKFKKKTESKVHVDVNVSSSRSSSESSYHGPPRLMELDRRSLSSSPQLKSHVGKLRASESPSAVLFYKDGKRKGTPKSFSRSVSRVESFEDRSRPPFMPLPLTKPRSISFPNADTSDYENIPAMSSDYENIQIPPRRSTRAGTFTEFFEDPSRALSAANENDGYVDMSSFTGFENKQQTTDQETESAYTEPYKVCPVSVIPMEVVTSDEEQKSSEDDESSPGDPSLINKKEGQSRAYLIAQELMSSEKVYVEMLQLLRMDFYEGILKVLGEEGENEQEEVKLKQGLSELPEIYELHQDILGDLEERVLKWEEHQKVADVFLFRKSRLNHHTAYIMQFDRNLSLLDEICLKYSQLATIIQEFESSGGSPQSVKHQLLKVVQRVFQYRVLLTDYLNNLCPDSTEYEATQAALFVVSEITDRANDSMLQAENLQKLVHIEHSVRGQSSLLQPGRIFVKEGTLMKVTGKNRHPRHLFLMNDVLLYTYPQKDGKYRLKNTLAVSGMKVSRPVTEKAQNVLKIEYDEYCLTLSASSCSERDDWYSCISRHIPDDCKAHNTSTFHSSVELRERLGIPLGERPPTLVPVSHVMMCMNCGCDFTLTLRRHHCHACGKIVCRNCSRNKYPMKYLKDQAAKVCDSCYVELKKRERPLSVSFPPTSSRCSSSAFSSVFHNIHYSSFKKQKKIPSALMEVAASGEGATISGYLSRCKRGKRHWKKRWFVIKGKVLYTYIANEDKVATESLPLLGFTIAPEKEEGSMDTVFHLYHKQTLFYSFRAEDNNSAQRWIEAMEEASIL
- the FGD5 gene encoding FYVE, RhoGEF and PH domain-containing protein 5 isoform X3 — its product is MSRGPKPPIAPKPKFSADTEGKSSVHTNNNLNKCSNGKLVCLDGELYEGNQCNADCPESEAENEYIVVPEAQLSSKDCNDLEHDHDQNLDCSMENEVSETPEEVEKEEDNVANDEDTSNQEVTEDEHHNSSDIAEPVEADSEESTRDCDQSEALCEESSDAPDGDNDASKNVDEDEDVVGDCSETKNKEETSNNLELVKDNGDSKTDGDNILNRHEELMGDICKDTIVMPLPAGESIPGCEKAGQEEEELPEILEKRDACLAHDADHSAHAELDLNMEGELENDDCASLDMLPGEASEETAPGLEPCEDEPNAEKGLGESIHQAAAEEEEADPDEHSNTDTGNASDGCQITERRGEEKTSEVACEARKDTGKGEEETVNAENMDDGCQIAPCENECGEEIPMEHSNENLQTERTSLDEDSVISDSLPSSPGMETELEDVTVEEHRESVVETSKSVELQLEDNEVEANSLSKSVPSPPQQVPLEEELEVCKHGKMNVECGTKHVFHENLAVPEVVIVPEESEERETSSDSLDDPYVLPAENEIAHDGQTDLGAHHSKRDELGMDGENNLLPIDRKSIVTRTRSLSGKMPGYVPETVPEETGPETDLPSCRNGSGTEDLSNSLFSVEGKPMEANRALPTKSRRFILYPRSYSVEGREMPVSVYKESDGCVLDDGRIKRTEDNLSLPCVNGSSGSFSQRNHLSSCGISTPSSVVDIPPPFELAYITKKPITKSSPSLLIENDSPDKYSKKKKSSFKRFLTLKFKKKTESKVHVDVNVSSSRSSSESSYHGPPRLMELDRRSLSSSPQLKSHVGKLRASESPSAVLFYKDGKRKGTPKSFSRSVSRVESFEDRSRPPFMPLPLTKPRSISFPNADTSDYENIPAMSSDYENIQIPPRRSTRAGTFTEFFEDPSRALSAANENDGYVDMSSFTGFENKQQTTDQETESAYTEPYKVCPVSVIPMEVVTSDEEQKSSEDDESSPGDPSLINKKEGQSRAYLIAQELMSSEKVYVEMLQLLRMDFYEGILKVLGEEGENEQEEVKLKQGLSELPEIYELHQDILGDLEERVLKWEEHQKVADVFLFRKSRLNHHTAYIMQFDRNLSLLDEICLKYSQLATIIQEFEQSSGGSPQSVKHQLLKVVQRVFQYRVLLTDYLNNLCPDSTEYEATQAALFVVSEITDRANDSMLQAENLQKLVHIEHSVRGQSSLLQPGRIFVKEGTLMKVTGKNRHPRHLFLMNDVLLYTYPQKDGKYRLKNTLAVSGMKVSRPVTEKAQNVLKIEYDEYCLTLSASSCSERDDWYSCISRHIPDDCKAHNTSTFHSSVELRERLGIPLGERPPTLVPVSHVMMCMNCGCDFTLTLRRHHCHACGKIVCRNCSRNKYPMKYLKDQAAKVCDSCYVELKKRERPLSVSFPPTSSRCSSSAFSSVFHNIHYSSFKKQKKIPSALMEVAASGEGATISGYLSRCKRGKRHWKKRWFVIKGKVLYTYIANEDKVATESLPLLGFTIAPEKEEGSMDTVFHLYHKQTLFYSFRAEDNNSAQRWIEAMEEASIL
- the FGD5 gene encoding FYVE, RhoGEF and PH domain-containing protein 5 isoform X1 → MSNAEVTKPPLAPKPKIIGHLSPVAVSKFSPSLPRADILHSPNSMSRGPKPPIAPKPKFSADTEGKSSVHTNNNLNKCSNGKLVCLDGELYEGNQCNADCPESEAENEYIVVPEAQLSSKDCNDLEHDHDQNLDCSMENEVSETPEEVEKEEDNVANDEDTSNQEVTEDEHHNSSDIAEPVEADSEESTRDCDQSEALCEESSDAPDGDNDASKNVDEDEDVVGDCSETKNKEETSNNLELVKDNGDSKTDGDNILNRHEELMGDICKDTIVMPLPAGESIPGCEKAGQEEEELPEILEKRDACLAHDADHSAHAELDLNMEGELENDDCASLDMLPGEASEETAPGLEPCEDEPNAEKGLGESIHQAAAEEEEADPDEHSNTDTGNASDGCQITERRGEEKTSEVACEARKDTGKGEEETVNAENMDDGCQIAPCENECGEEIPMEHSNENLQTERTSLDEDSVISDSLPSSPGMETELEDVTVEEHRESVVETSKSVELQLEDNEVEANSLSKSVPSPPQQVPLEEELEVCKHGKMNVECGTKHVFHENLAVPEVVIVPEESEERETSSDSLDDPYVLPAENEIAHDGQTDLGAHHSKRDELGMDGENNLLPIDRKSIVTRTRSLSGKMPGYVPETVPEETGPETDLPSCRNGSGTEDLSNSLFSVEGKPMEANRALPTKSRRFILYPRSYSVEGREMPVSVYKESDGCVLDDGRIKRTEDNLSLPCVNGSSGSFSQRNHLSSCGISTPSSVVDIPPPFELAYITKKPITKSSPSLLIENDSPDKYSKKKKSSFKRFLTLKFKKKTESKVHVDVNVSSSRSSSESSYHGPPRLMELDRRSLSSSPQLKSHVGKLRASESPSAVLFYKDGKRKGTPKSFSRSVSRVESFEDRSRPPFMPLPLTKPRSISFPNADTSDYENIPAMSSDYENIQIPPRRSTRAGTFTEFFEDPSRALSAANENDGYVDMSSFTGFENKQQTTDQETESAYTEPYKVCPVSVIPMEVVTSDEEQKSSEDDESSPGDPSLINKKEGQSRAYLIAQELMSSEKVYVEMLQLLRMDFYEGILKVLGEEGENEQEEVKLKQGLSELPEIYELHQDILGDLEERVLKWEEHQKVADVFLFRKSRLNHHTAYIMQFDRNLSLLDEICLKYSQLATIIQEFEQSSGGSPQSVKHQLLKVVQRVFQYRVLLTDYLNNLCPDSTEYEATQAALFVVSEITDRANDSMLQAENLQKLVHIEHSVRGQSSLLQPGRIFVKEGTLMKVTGKNRHPRHLFLMNDVLLYTYPQKDGKYRLKNTLAVSGMKVSRPVTEKAQNVLKIEYDEYCLTLSASSCSERDDWYSCISRHIPDDCKAHNTSTFHSSVELRERLGIPLGERPPTLVPVSHVMMCMNCGCDFTLTLRRHHCHACGKIVCRNCSRNKYPMKYLKDQAAKVCDSCYVELKKRERPLSVSFPPTSSRCSSSAFSSVFHNIHYSSFKKQKKIPSALMEVAASGEGATISGYLSRCKRGKRHWKKRWFVIKGKVLYTYIANEDKVATESLPLLGFTIAPEKEEGSMDTVFHLYHKQTLFYSFRAEDNNSAQRWIEAMEEASIL